A genomic window from Coregonus clupeaformis isolate EN_2021a unplaced genomic scaffold, ASM2061545v1 scaf0169, whole genome shotgun sequence includes:
- the LOC123483957 gene encoding zinc finger protein 629-like, with product MKRHQLTHTGHLKCKCLECEKYFSDGHNLKRHQTRVCEKELQILDEEEIPQPSTSKSLITSPLKTSSPPGPSHQGTLDTITATNTCSVCGRFFARTSSLVRHMSSHSKECPFRCVNCGKRFKYSYDLKKRQRELCQRMTQGDLCQDVGQNMAQQQSGPQPEKVFLATAENQTQVDSKTCYVCSKILTCTSQMDRHLKSHSKARPFHCAICERSVKYKDSLKKHQEILGHEGILKYFGLSVDPQQVEVNTESCISTLTTKENDTEPLIKAVTPLPTAQEHACTVCGKMLDCASHLATHMRSHSEERPYQCVNCEQSLKYKQSLNQHQRYI from the coding sequence ATGAAAAGGCATCAGCTAACCCACACTGGACATCTCAAGTGTAAGTGCCTCGAATGTGAAAAATACTTCTCGGATGGTCATAATCTGAAGAGACACCAGACGCGAGTTTGTGAAAAGGAGCTCCAAATTTTGGATGAAGAAGAGATCCCACAACCCTCAACTAGCAAATCTCTGATCACATCACCCCTCAAGACTTCCTCTCCACCAGGGCCATCTCATCAAGGAACTCTGGACACTATCACAGCCACTAACACATGCTCTGTGTGTGGGAGGTTTTTTGCTCGTACTTCAAGCTTGGTAAGGCACATGAGCTCCCACTCAAAAGAGTGTCCATTTAGGTGTGTCAATTGTGGTAAGAGGTTCAAGTATTCATACGATTTAAAAAAACGCCAGAGAGAATTGTGTCAGAGAATGACCCAGGGAGATTTGTGTCAGGATGTTGGTCAGAACATGGCACAACAACAGAGTGGCCCGCAACCGGAGAAGGTTTTTCTTGCCACTGCAGAAAATCAAACCCAGGTAGATTCCAAAACCTGTTATGTCTGTAGTAAGATTTTGACTTGTACCTCACAGATGGATAGGCACTTGAAATCTCACTCAAAGGCACGTCCCTTTCATTGTGCTATTTGTGAGAGAAGCGTTAAGTACAAAGACTCTTTGAAGAAACATCAGGAAATCCTTGGACACGAGGGCATCCTAAAATACTTTGGTCTGAGTGTGGACCCGCAACAAGTGGAAGTTAACACAGAGAGTTGCATCAGCACTCTCACTACCAAGGAAAATGACACTGAGCCCCTTATCAAGGCTGTTACTCCATTGCCAACTGCCCAAGAACACGCATGCACTGTGTGTGGGAAGATGTTGGACTGTGCTTCTCATTTAGCTACTCATATGAGATCCCATTCAGAGGAGCGTCCTTATCAATGTGTCAACTGTGAGCAGAGTTTGAAGTACAAGCAAAGTTTGAATCAACACCAGAGATATATCTGA